From a single Oscillospiraceae bacterium genomic region:
- a CDS encoding DUF1385 domain-containing protein: MEQKKCTPTSIGGQAVIEGIMMKGPTCMATAVRKSDGSILVDKKESNSFIKKWKLNKVPILRGFLAFFESLFTGVQCLMFSAKECDLEDDTEQMSKFEKWLMEKFGDKLFDIFMYISVLISLFLGVGLFMILPKLAVEWVSTWMGTTVPESLSVLIEGCIRMVLFVCYMLLISRMKDIQRVFQYHGAEHKTIFAYEYGDELTVENVKKHTRFHPRCGTSFLVLVMIVSVIVFFFVPAADNVWMKILWRICLLPVVAGLSYELIKYAGKCSNWFTKMLSKPGVWLQHLTTKEPDDSMIEVAIAALTAVLPDEKSNESTKW, from the coding sequence ATGGAACAAAAGAAATGTACGCCCACCTCCATCGGCGGTCAGGCGGTGATTGAGGGAATTATGATGAAGGGGCCTACTTGTATGGCAACCGCTGTCCGCAAAAGTGACGGTAGTATTTTGGTGGATAAAAAGGAAAGCAATTCCTTCATCAAAAAATGGAAATTGAATAAAGTGCCGATTTTAAGAGGCTTTTTAGCATTTTTTGAATCCCTTTTTACAGGGGTTCAATGCCTGATGTTTTCTGCCAAGGAATGTGACTTGGAGGACGACACCGAGCAGATGAGCAAATTTGAAAAATGGCTGATGGAAAAATTTGGAGATAAGCTGTTTGATATCTTTATGTATATCTCTGTGTTGATTTCCTTATTCCTTGGAGTAGGGCTGTTTATGATTCTGCCGAAATTAGCGGTAGAATGGGTCAGCACTTGGATGGGTACCACAGTGCCTGAAAGCCTTTCGGTGTTAATCGAAGGATGCATTCGTATGGTTTTGTTTGTGTGCTATATGTTGCTGATTTCCCGTATGAAAGACATTCAGCGAGTATTTCAGTATCATGGTGCAGAGCATAAAACCATTTTCGCTTATGAATACGGTGATGAATTAACTGTGGAAAACGTGAAAAAGCACACCCGTTTTCACCCCCGTTGCGGTACCAGCTTTTTGGTGCTGGTGATGATAGTGTCTGTGATTGTGTTCTTTTTTGTGCCTGCTGCCGATAATGTGTGGATGAAGATTCTTTGGAGAATCTGCTTGCTTCCCGTGGTTGCAGGGCTTTCCTATGAACTGATCAAATATGCAGGCAAATGCTCCAACTGGTTTACAAAAATGCTTTCCAAGCCCGGTGTATGGTTGCAGCATCTGACCACCAAAGAGCCTGACGATTCTATGATTGAAGTGGCCATCGCAGCGTTAACTGCCGTATTACCTGATGAAAAATCCAACGAATCTACCAAGTGGTAA
- a CDS encoding DUF1648 domain-containing protein, whose protein sequence is MMKEMKKIKWNILMITCVITLSPILFGLSVWNQLPDQIAIHFNINNQPDNYATKAFAVFGLPVIMVAFQMFCCLMTDFGVQRYSGNKKMELLSKWMIPAVTVVLYFVTLGYSMGWAIDIRRVAVCIVGIMFVTLGNYLPKLSYVKHYNFEPEVAKKINRFTGFGMVIMGVLGLLSILLPAEASVVWLILLIPFGVASAVYTIYVSRKHQKRS, encoded by the coding sequence ATGATGAAAGAAATGAAAAAGATTAAGTGGAATATATTAATGATTACCTGCGTGATTACGCTGTCACCCATTTTGTTTGGGCTAAGCGTGTGGAATCAATTGCCCGATCAAATTGCCATTCATTTTAATATCAATAATCAACCTGATAATTATGCGACAAAAGCCTTTGCGGTGTTCGGATTGCCTGTGATTATGGTGGCGTTTCAGATGTTTTGTTGCTTGATGACTGATTTTGGGGTTCAAAGATATTCGGGGAATAAAAAAATGGAACTGTTGTCTAAATGGATGATTCCCGCCGTTACGGTGGTGCTGTATTTTGTGACCTTGGGCTACAGTATGGGATGGGCAATCGACATTCGCAGAGTGGCGGTTTGTATTGTAGGGATTATGTTTGTGACATTAGGCAATTATCTGCCAAAACTCAGTTACGTGAAGCATTACAATTTTGAACCCGAAGTTGCAAAAAAAATCAACCGTTTTACAGGATTTGGAATGGTGATTATGGGCGTTTTGGGGCTCTTGAGCATCTTGCTTCCTGCAGAAGCATCCGTGGTGTGGCTGATTTTACTCATTCCGTTTGGGGTGGCTTCTGCTGTGTATACAATTTATGTGAGCAGAAAACATCAAAAGCGGTCATAA
- a CDS encoding winged helix-turn-helix transcriptional regulator, translating into MGMNETMKALSDPVRRDILQLLKNGRKSAGEIGEHFLLTGATVSYHLSKLKSADLICEQKYKNFIYYEINTSVFEELLSWIYALGGKK; encoded by the coding sequence ATGGGAATGAATGAAACGATGAAAGCTTTGTCCGACCCTGTGAGAAGAGATATTCTGCAGCTTTTAAAAAACGGCAGAAAGTCGGCAGGGGAAATCGGAGAACATTTTTTGCTAACGGGTGCAACTGTTTCCTATCATTTATCCAAATTAAAGAGTGCAGACTTAATTTGCGAACAAAAATATAAAAATTTCATTTATTATGAAATCAATACCTCTGTGTTTGAAGAACTGTTAAGCTGGATTTACGCCTTGGGAGGGAAGAAATGA
- the dnaJ gene encoding molecular chaperone DnaJ, producing the protein MAQKRDYYEVLGVSKDASEADLKKAYRQVAKKYHPDLNPDNKEAEAKFKEANEAYEVLSDPQKRQQYDQFGHAAFENGGAGAGYGAYSDFGGFSDIFDSIFNGGFGGFGGGGRSRRNGPQKGRDLQKSVTITFMEACFGVRKEITITKQDACPECNGSGAKKGTQPEVCPTCHGSGEVRRIQRTPFGNMQTSAPCSQCGGTGQIIKEKCQNCGGSGHVRKTKTLEINIPKGIDDGQTLTVRGEGEPGLRGGPNGDLYLDIRVQADKIFHREGFDVYVELPITFTEAALGAKLVVPTIDGKIELTVPEGTQPEAKFVLKGKGIPHLRGNGRGNQYVIAKLEVPKKLTQKQKDILKEFEKSCEDSSHSKKKSFLDTLKNMFS; encoded by the coding sequence ATGGCACAAAAACGAGATTATTATGAAGTGCTGGGAGTATCAAAAGATGCAAGCGAGGCGGACTTAAAGAAAGCATACCGCCAGGTTGCAAAAAAGTATCATCCCGACTTAAACCCCGATAATAAAGAAGCAGAAGCCAAATTCAAAGAAGCAAACGAAGCCTATGAAGTGCTGTCTGACCCCCAGAAACGTCAGCAATATGACCAGTTCGGTCATGCGGCGTTTGAAAACGGCGGTGCAGGCGCAGGTTACGGTGCATATAGCGATTTTGGCGGCTTTTCTGATATTTTTGACAGTATTTTCAACGGTGGCTTTGGCGGCTTCGGCGGTGGGGGACGTTCCAGAAGAAACGGTCCCCAGAAGGGCAGAGACCTTCAGAAAAGCGTCACCATCACCTTTATGGAAGCCTGCTTTGGCGTTCGTAAGGAAATTACCATCACCAAGCAGGATGCCTGTCCGGAATGTAACGGCAGCGGTGCAAAAAAAGGGACTCAACCGGAAGTTTGTCCCACCTGTCACGGTAGTGGTGAGGTGCGCAGAATTCAGCGGACACCTTTTGGCAATATGCAAACATCTGCCCCTTGTTCTCAGTGTGGTGGAACCGGTCAGATTATTAAAGAAAAATGTCAAAACTGCGGCGGAAGCGGTCACGTGAGAAAAACCAAAACCTTAGAAATCAATATCCCCAAAGGCATTGATGACGGGCAGACCTTAACCGTTCGCGGAGAGGGGGAACCCGGTCTTCGCGGTGGCCCCAACGGAGATTTATACTTAGATATCCGTGTGCAGGCAGATAAAATCTTCCACAGAGAAGGTTTTGACGTGTATGTGGAATTGCCCATCACCTTTACCGAAGCGGCGTTAGGTGCCAAATTGGTAGTTCCCACCATTGATGGTAAGATTGAACTGACTGTTCCCGAAGGAACACAGCCCGAAGCAAAATTTGTGTTAAAAGGAAAGGGGATTCCTCACCTTCGTGGAAACGGCAGAGGGAATCAGTATGTGATTGCCAAGCTGGAAGTTCCCAAAAAGCTTACTCAAAAGCAAAAAGACATCTTAAAAGAGTTTGAAAAAAGCTGTGAAGATTCCAGCCACAGCAAAAAGAAATCATTTTTAGATACTCTGAAAAATATGTTTTCATAA
- the dnaK gene encoding molecular chaperone DnaK, which produces MAKIIGIDLGTTNSCVAVMEGGEPVVIANAEGARTTPSVVAFTKNGERLVGQVAKRQAITNPDRTISSIKRDMGTDKKVNIDGKGYTPQEISAMTLQKLKADAESYLGETVTQAVITVPAYFSDSQRQATKDAGKIAGLEVLRIINEPTAASLAYGLDKDTDHKIMIYDLGGGTFDVSILEIGDGVFEVLATNGNNRLGGDDFDDRVMNYLADEFQKENGIDLRADKMALQRLKEAAEKAKIELSGMTSANINLPFITADATGPKHLDITLTRAKFDQLTEDLVQATMEPTKKAMADAGLSPSDIAKVLLVGGSSRIPAVQEAVKKFIGKEPFKGINPDECVAIGAAIQAGVLAGDVKDLLLLDVTPLSLGIETLGGVCTKLIERNTTIPTKKSQVFSTAADGQTSVDVHILQGEREMAADNKTLGNFQLSGIPAAPRGVPQIEVTFDIDANGIVHVSAKDLGTGKEQNITITASTNLSEADIDKAVKEAEQFAAEDKKKKEAIDVRNQADSMVYQTEKTLADAGDKLSDEDKSGIQAEIDKLKELLKGDDTDAIKAGTEALTQKMYAVASKLYPQGAPDMGGADVGGAGATGGAQGDDGAYEADYTVVDDDK; this is translated from the coding sequence ATGGCAAAAATTATTGGTATTGACTTAGGTACAACAAACTCTTGTGTGGCAGTTATGGAAGGTGGCGAACCGGTGGTTATCGCCAATGCAGAAGGCGCAAGAACCACTCCCTCCGTTGTTGCATTCACCAAAAACGGTGAAAGATTAGTTGGTCAGGTTGCAAAAAGACAGGCAATCACCAACCCCGACAGAACCATCAGCTCCATCAAAAGAGATATGGGTACCGATAAAAAGGTAAATATTGACGGCAAAGGTTACACTCCTCAGGAAATTTCCGCAATGACTCTGCAGAAATTAAAAGCAGATGCGGAAAGCTATTTAGGCGAAACCGTTACTCAGGCAGTTATCACTGTTCCTGCATATTTCTCTGACTCTCAGCGTCAGGCAACCAAAGATGCCGGCAAAATTGCAGGCTTGGAAGTTTTAAGAATTATCAACGAACCCACCGCAGCATCTTTAGCATATGGTCTGGATAAAGATACCGACCACAAAATTATGATTTACGACTTGGGCGGCGGTACCTTCGACGTTTCTATCTTAGAAATCGGCGACGGCGTGTTCGAAGTATTGGCTACCAACGGTAACAACCGTCTGGGCGGTGACGACTTTGACGACAGAGTGATGAACTATTTAGCAGACGAATTCCAGAAAGAAAACGGAATCGACTTACGTGCCGACAAAATGGCTCTGCAGAGATTAAAAGAAGCTGCAGAAAAAGCAAAAATTGAATTATCCGGTATGACCAGTGCAAACATCAATCTGCCCTTTATCACTGCTGATGCAACCGGTCCCAAACACTTGGATATCACCTTAACCCGTGCAAAATTCGATCAGTTGACCGAAGATCTGGTTCAGGCTACCATGGAACCCACTAAAAAAGCAATGGCAGATGCAGGTTTATCTCCCTCCGACATTGCAAAAGTTCTGTTGGTTGGTGGTTCTTCCAGAATTCCTGCAGTTCAGGAAGCTGTGAAAAAATTCATCGGCAAAGAACCCTTCAAAGGCATTAACCCCGACGAATGTGTTGCGATTGGTGCAGCGATTCAGGCAGGCGTATTAGCAGGTGATGTAAAAGACTTACTGTTATTAGACGTAACTCCGCTGTCCTTGGGTATTGAAACATTAGGCGGTGTTTGCACCAAGTTGATTGAAAGAAATACCACCATCCCCACCAAGAAAAGTCAGGTGTTCTCTACTGCAGCAGACGGTCAGACTTCTGTTGACGTTCACATTCTGCAGGGTGAAAGAGAAATGGCTGCCGACAATAAAACCTTAGGAAACTTCCAGCTTTCCGGTATTCCCGCAGCTCCCAGAGGTGTTCCCCAGATTGAAGTTACCTTCGATATTGACGCCAACGGTATTGTTCATGTTAGTGCAAAAGATTTAGGCACCGGCAAAGAACAGAACATCACCATTACCGCATCTACCAACTTATCTGAAGCGGACATTGATAAAGCTGTGAAAGAAGCAGAACAGTTTGCAGCAGAAGATAAGAAGAAAAAAGAAGCAATTGACGTGAGAAATCAGGCAGATTCCATGGTTTATCAGACCGAAAAAACCTTGGCTGATGCAGGTGACAAGTTAAGTGACGAAGATAAATCCGGTATCCAGGCAGAAATTGATAAATTAAAAGAACTCTTAAAAGGTGATGATACCGATGCGATTAAAGCAGGTACCGAAGCCCTCACTCAGAAAATGTATGCCGTAGCTTCCAAGCTCTATCCTCAGGGTGCTCCCGATATGGGCGGTGCTGATGTGGGTGGCGCAGGTGCAACCGGCGGTGCACAGGGTGACGACGGTGCTTATGAAGCGGATTACACCGTTGTAGACGACGATAAATAA
- the grpE gene encoding nucleotide exchange factor GrpE, translated as MKKDKKQNEAVEETVETTETAEETTEASEENPTAKLEAQIAELTDKNLRLMAEFENYKKRTQKEKEQSYQFASADTVGKILPILDTLELSLMQDATDGNAFKAGIELTVKQFHTILEKAGVTEIPALNEPFNPELHNAVLRAEEGDGEPDTVVEVLQKGYMMGDRVIRHSMVKVKA; from the coding sequence ATGAAGAAAGATAAAAAACAAAATGAAGCAGTGGAAGAAACCGTAGAAACCACGGAAACAGCGGAAGAAACTACCGAAGCTTCCGAAGAAAATCCCACCGCAAAATTAGAAGCGCAGATTGCAGAATTAACAGACAAAAATCTTCGTCTGATGGCAGAATTTGAAAACTACAAAAAACGTACCCAAAAGGAAAAAGAACAGAGCTATCAGTTTGCTTCTGCAGACACCGTTGGAAAAATTCTTCCCATTCTGGATACCTTGGAATTGTCCTTAATGCAGGACGCTACCGATGGCAACGCTTTTAAAGCAGGCATTGAGCTCACCGTAAAACAATTCCACACCATTTTGGAAAAAGCCGGGGTAACTGAAATTCCTGCGTTAAACGAACCTTTTAACCCCGAACTGCATAACGCCGTGTTAAGAGCAGAAGAAGGCGACGGGGAACCCGATACCGTGGTGGAAGTGCTCCAAAAAGGGTACATGATGGGTGACAGAGTGATTCGTCACAGTATGGTAAAAGTAAAAGCATAG
- the hrcA gene encoding heat-inducible transcription repressor HrcA, translating into MDLDGRKIAILKALIEDYIETAEPVGSRTIAKKCDIGLSSATIRNEMSDLEEMGYLAQPHTSAGRIPSNLAYRLYVDSLIENIRATSMEMELIKRKMEDHLSELNRFLDFSAKTISDSTGLTAVTGSPRMNPGAISHFEIVQASQHYLMFILVTNTGMIKKRQVRILTHIDENSILYLKQILNEELSGCTLEMITADKVERLKRRFNDNFELLGIILEFVTETLAATGFGEYYFSGKSETLKAPEFSSRDKVLGFLDLVEDKEQITSLINTAAQENKNGITVVIGDESPILKNKDLSMVVSTYKAYGGRNGAIAVIGPKRMNYGKVITTLEAMSKLMSDILENTEGETDEER; encoded by the coding sequence ATGGATCTGGACGGCAGAAAAATTGCCATATTAAAGGCGCTGATTGAAGATTATATCGAAACCGCAGAGCCGGTTGGCTCCCGTACCATTGCAAAAAAGTGTGATATCGGGCTTTCCTCCGCCACCATTCGAAACGAAATGTCGGATTTGGAGGAAATGGGATATCTTGCTCAGCCTCACACTTCGGCAGGACGAATTCCTTCCAATTTAGCGTATCGGTTATATGTGGACAGTTTGATTGAGAACATCCGTGCCACCAGTATGGAAATGGAACTGATTAAGCGGAAAATGGAAGACCATTTGTCGGAATTAAACCGATTTTTGGACTTTTCCGCAAAAACCATTTCCGATTCTACCGGTCTTACCGCTGTGACGGGATCTCCCCGTATGAATCCGGGTGCCATCAGTCATTTTGAAATTGTGCAGGCATCCCAACATTATTTAATGTTTATCTTAGTGACCAACACGGGTATGATAAAGAAGCGGCAAGTTCGTATCTTAACTCATATTGATGAGAATTCCATTTTGTATTTGAAACAGATTTTAAATGAGGAATTATCAGGATGCACTTTGGAAATGATTACTGCCGACAAGGTGGAACGTTTAAAACGAAGATTCAACGATAATTTTGAGCTTTTGGGAATCATTTTGGAATTTGTGACCGAAACTTTAGCTGCAACCGGCTTTGGTGAATATTATTTCAGCGGTAAATCCGAAACCCTGAAGGCTCCCGAATTTTCCAGCAGAGATAAGGTGCTTGGATTTTTGGATCTGGTGGAAGATAAAGAGCAAATCACCTCTTTAATCAACACCGCAGCGCAAGAAAACAAAAACGGCATTACCGTGGTGATTGGAGACGAAAGTCCTATTTTAAAGAATAAAGATTTAAGTATGGTGGTTTCCACCTACAAGGCATATGGTGGACGAAACGGTGCCATTGCGGTAATCGGTCCCAAACGTATGAATTACGGAAAGGTAATTACCACTTTGGAAGCTATGTCCAAACTCATGAGCGATATTTTAGAAAATACTGAAGGAGAAACCGATGAAGAAAGATAA
- a CDS encoding HU family DNA-binding protein translates to MNKAELVAAIAAAGFKKTEAEKALAATIDAITGALKKGDKVAIMGFGTFEVKERAARIGRNPQTKEEIKIPASKAPVFKAGKAFKDAIK, encoded by the coding sequence ATGAACAAAGCTGAATTAGTTGCAGCAATCGCAGCAGCTGGTTTCAAAAAAACCGAAGCTGAAAAAGCATTAGCAGCAACCATCGATGCAATCACCGGCGCATTAAAAAAAGGAGATAAAGTAGCTATCATGGGCTTCGGCACTTTCGAAGTGAAAGAAAGAGCTGCAAGAATCGGCAGAAATCCCCAGACCAAAGAAGAAATCAAAATTCCTGCTTCCAAAGCTCCTGTTTTCAAAGCTGGTAAAGCTTTCAAAGACGCTATTAAATAA
- a CDS encoding MazG family protein, whose amino-acid sequence MDTKKERYSFSDFCEIIEILRSPGGCSWDREQTYDSLKKNLIEESYEYIDALHEGNRAKMCDELGDVLLQIVMNAQIGKEEGTFTVEDVIDTISKKMIRRHPHVFGEVEDQSVSGILTRWEEIKKGEKKEEYTLKSTAKHLPSVLRASILAEKSKKMHKNEIIFSKNIDKLQKMLDNVRDEGDSASEETLCEMMTTLVEMFTAKKIDLETAMYTQNEKYIARFES is encoded by the coding sequence ATGGATACCAAGAAAGAACGATACAGTTTTTCGGATTTTTGTGAAATTATTGAGATTTTAAGAAGTCCCGGGGGATGCTCCTGGGACCGGGAACAGACTTATGATAGCCTAAAGAAAAATTTGATTGAAGAAAGTTATGAATACATTGATGCCCTCCACGAAGGAAACCGTGCAAAAATGTGTGACGAATTAGGGGATGTGTTACTCCAGATTGTGATGAATGCGCAAATCGGAAAGGAAGAAGGCACTTTCACCGTGGAAGATGTGATCGACACCATTTCCAAAAAAATGATTCGTCGGCATCCTCATGTGTTCGGCGAGGTAGAGGATCAGTCTGTTTCCGGGATTTTAACCCGTTGGGAAGAAATCAAAAAAGGTGAAAAAAAGGAAGAATACACCTTAAAAAGCACTGCAAAACACCTTCCTTCGGTGCTTCGCGCCTCAATTTTGGCGGAAAAATCCAAAAAAATGCATAAAAATGAAATTATTTTCTCAAAAAATATTGACAAACTGCAGAAAATGTTGGATAATGTAAGGGATGAGGGAGATTCTGCCTCGGAAGAAACCCTTTGCGAGATGATGACCACTTTGGTGGAAATGTTTACTGCAAAGAAAATTGATTTGGAAACTGCCATGTATACCCAGAATGAAAAGTATATTGCAAGATTTGAATCATAA
- a CDS encoding M23 family metallopeptidase translates to MSNVTFKIRKDDSVTDKFRFPGRKSKKSRTDREKNPVGRMWNFIQERAENCGERVMFRQSFFLYAIIFIALCCSVRLDFGYRVVVNGKSFGVVGSQAMARTSIFTAYDEIVAVKGMDYKFENASFHLVPVSSDMVQSEELVKNKITAAFDGLTPAYGIMVDGKVVVALQSEQDGYDALAQIEEKYQTESGETHFANSVIVEPCRVQKDLIMGEEDAIGVLNGTKDARLTHKVAAGETFSSIALDYGVGTQQLLDANPGIVPEYLQQGATITVMAPQPLVAVESTEVIRIEEQIPFAVEEQPDASMYEGTRQVVSAGILGKKDVEYEITRVNHTVTDRKVLSETVLSEPVTEVVIVGTKEKPKNAPTGVMMRPYYGAVTARFGSSGSRWASTHTGIDYAGSTGDSVVAADGGTVTFAGWNGSYGKMIKISHGNGLETCYAHLSSISVTYGQQVGKGSHIGAIGNTGNSTGPHLHFEVRKNGVCQNPSNYVN, encoded by the coding sequence ATGAGTAATGTTACCTTTAAAATCAGAAAGGATGATTCGGTGACGGATAAATTCAGATTCCCCGGCAGGAAATCAAAAAAATCCCGTACAGATAGGGAGAAGAATCCTGTTGGAAGAATGTGGAATTTCATACAAGAAAGAGCTGAGAATTGCGGAGAAAGAGTGATGTTTCGACAATCCTTTTTTCTGTATGCAATCATCTTTATTGCCCTATGTTGCAGTGTGCGACTGGATTTTGGCTACCGTGTTGTAGTAAACGGCAAAAGTTTTGGTGTGGTCGGATCTCAGGCAATGGCACGAACCTCTATTTTTACGGCTTATGATGAAATTGTTGCCGTAAAAGGTATGGATTATAAATTTGAAAATGCATCCTTCCACCTGGTTCCGGTCAGCAGTGATATGGTGCAAAGTGAAGAACTTGTCAAGAATAAAATTACCGCTGCTTTTGACGGCTTGACTCCCGCATACGGGATTATGGTGGACGGAAAAGTTGTGGTTGCGTTGCAATCGGAGCAGGACGGTTATGATGCTCTAGCTCAGATTGAGGAAAAATATCAGACAGAATCCGGAGAAACCCATTTTGCCAATTCTGTGATTGTGGAGCCTTGTCGGGTACAAAAAGACCTGATTATGGGAGAAGAAGATGCCATCGGGGTGTTAAACGGCACCAAGGATGCCCGTTTAACCCATAAGGTAGCAGCAGGAGAAACTTTCTCCTCCATTGCGTTGGATTACGGGGTTGGAACACAGCAGCTGTTGGATGCCAATCCGGGAATTGTGCCGGAGTATCTTCAGCAGGGAGCCACCATTACTGTAATGGCGCCTCAGCCCTTGGTTGCAGTGGAATCCACTGAAGTAATCAGGATTGAGGAGCAGATTCCTTTTGCGGTGGAGGAGCAGCCGGATGCTTCTATGTATGAAGGAACCCGTCAGGTGGTTTCTGCCGGAATTCTCGGTAAAAAAGATGTGGAATATGAAATCACCCGTGTAAATCATACGGTCACAGACCGAAAAGTGTTATCGGAAACCGTGTTAAGCGAACCTGTTACCGAGGTGGTGATTGTGGGTACTAAGGAAAAACCGAAAAATGCGCCCACAGGCGTGATGATGCGTCCGTATTATGGTGCTGTAACTGCAAGATTTGGCTCCAGCGGTTCCCGTTGGGCTTCTACGCACACAGGAATTGACTATGCCGGCAGCACCGGTGATTCGGTAGTTGCGGCAGATGGCGGAACCGTTACTTTTGCAGGTTGGAACGGTTCTTACGGAAAAATGATAAAAATCAGCCACGGAAACGGTCTGGAAACCTGTTATGCCCATTTGAGCAGTATCTCCGTAACCTACGGTCAGCAGGTGGGTAAGGGCTCTCATATTGGCGCAATCGGAAACACAGGAAACTCCACAGGCCCGCACCTGCATTTTGAGGTTCGTAAAAACGGGGTTTGCCAGAATCCTTCCAATTATGTGAATTAA
- the greA gene encoding transcription elongation factor GreA, which translates to MEKATILTSEGLKKYETELAYLKDTKRIEVAEKIKEARSFGDLSENAEYDAAKKEQAELEERIAKIEHMLKNVTVVEEDEISTDTVTIGSKVKVLDVEEKEELVLQIVGSNEADPFNDKISNESPVGAGLLGKKKGKTVTITTPSGFTTKYKILDITK; encoded by the coding sequence ATGGAAAAAGCAACGATTTTAACCAGCGAAGGCTTAAAAAAATATGAAACCGAACTGGCTTATCTGAAGGACACCAAGCGTATCGAAGTAGCAGAAAAAATCAAAGAAGCACGTTCTTTTGGTGACTTATCTGAAAATGCAGAATATGATGCCGCGAAAAAAGAACAGGCAGAATTGGAAGAAAGAATCGCCAAAATCGAACATATGTTAAAAAACGTAACCGTGGTGGAAGAAGATGAAATTTCTACCGACACTGTTACCATCGGTTCTAAAGTGAAAGTATTGGACGTGGAAGAAAAAGAAGAACTGGTTCTGCAGATTGTGGGCTCCAACGAAGCAGACCCCTTCAACGATAAAATTTCCAATGAATCCCCCGTGGGTGCAGGATTACTGGGCAAGAAAAAAGGCAAAACCGTAACCATCACCACCCCCTCCGGTTTCACCACCAAATACAAAATTTTAGACATTACCAAATAA